The Corythoichthys intestinalis isolate RoL2023-P3 chromosome 2, ASM3026506v1, whole genome shotgun sequence DNA segment atttacagcagaaggataaagATAGCATGtgtttctgtttatttgtttttttgcagaatatcctagaatgatttcctggccGTATCGTGAAATCATTGTTaccatgagctttgtatcgcaacttGTATCGTatcgaggtaccaagaggttctcaCCCCTAAATGGGATAGGgcaggggttggcaacccaaaatgttgaaagagccatattggaccaaaaaaaaccccaaaacaatCATATacgtctggagccacaaaaaattgaaagcctTATATATGCCGTGTAAATAAGGCAAGGCATCCTGTATGTAGTATCTACAtacgcggagtttaaggggggtcaggccccccccccctggtggctgaaaaatgtcattgcatgtaattaattttcctatatatgattttaaaattaagagttttctggTAAaacattgtctataaaagttctaaaacaataaaacaacaaagaatgaaatgaacaaaattatcaaaattatttttcgaacagattatgtgactagcaccttagacggtcatttgatttgcttagccaaaaccacccgaggactgaagaggcaagatggacatacgtaattttttcaaacctaagctttcaaaagcgacaacaactactgaacaagaaccaaggattgaaaatgtggaccatgaaacgccagagagcaccgccaaaatggtgcggGGGTTTCAGTTTGCCCACTAAAGACACTAATTGTACAATAGaaccaccaccggtgtcttgccaatgtagttacctttgTCAAAAATTTTATCCCCTGGCTGcaggagcgcacacacacacacacacacacattagttatgagttatgtcgattTAAAtagttaattgaagccagaaaagaaccacagttatatattttgggcagcaacgtttattaaactggagaaactccatacaggacttgaattacagtgataacagttataggtcatcctacaagtaaaacagtaaaatactgccttttttatgtttagtacgtatgttacgttataaGACAGAaaaggttgttgttgttttttttatggatgggccatgttttaaaacctcgtaaataactacatcaccaaaacacggaaatcaagcaaatcaggggatccgcccaggggatgcaatttttgacgggggcaactacattggcacgacactggcgggtgtaccatattcaatggatgacgatcttggcgaaacgtatagctgtcctaagcagcctgatttagaattcccctcgagaatgatgggaaacaaaaaaacgctcattttcaatttattatataaatattcttgtaagttaattttattgtaaacattgcattttggggtcatcaacatgttgtgccccgccTGCCCCaagagtcaaactccgcctatgtgtaTCTTTATTAGCcttctatcaaaatgactaagttggctacaaatacataatgagccttaatGATtatcgtattttccgcactataagacgcacccgaaagccttcaattttctcaaaagccaacagtaagccttataatccgatgtgcGTTGTATATGGATcagtattggttaatcatggcatgatattccatttagctcagctccatcttgtggatgcataacgcaacgtCAACCACTACTTCcaatgcaccttatagtgcggaaaatatggtaaatgtttattttccctgctgtGCATCTTATAGAAAATGACCCAACACATGATTacgctgttgtacgatgccgcctcaagtttaacttcattacaatattaaagcATTAGAAGAATGCTTGTGACATGTTTGTATTCCTACAGAAAACatattgaaactaaaaatatacCCCCCCAATCAGGGGCGgaatgggactaaaaagcagccctggactttgactcacaagaatcgctgtacgaAGAGAAACACAGACCCTCTTGGGAggtccgggggcatgcccccccaggagattttttttttttttttttacattttattgtaaaatgcatcaatttcgtgcactttgagagaaaaatgaagcggctatgaagaactacacattgcattattaaacattttaacttgaatactcACTGAGAAATTAACAGAACACTGTCAGGATCTCtatgtagaaccagaaaaaggcaggagactaccgtaattttcggactataagccgcaacttttttccttcattttgaatcctgtggcttatagtccagtgcgacttatttgttgatttattcgggataataggtaacacatgcctcctagcatacattgcAGCGCCAACAATATAAAcaccaatcaaaattcatgttctatgctatttttttattcagttactgttccagttgtttcattaatggctagttatggtatttgggaacactttatttcacaacagcgtcatatgactgtcataattatgacatgacactatcatgggcattaatcaatgcttataacagatgtcaagtGTCATTCGACAAGTTATGTTAATAACGCCATTTatatccagcttggatcttttgcatccattcaaaagtgagatcatttgccggataacacgaatgacatctgttatagacATTCACTAATGctcgtgacagtgtcatgtcatgattatgattgtgtaatgacagttttatggcacaactgtcaaatagtgtatcaccaaatagcataactaggaataaatgaaacaactggaacaataacaGTTATAAATAATTCgcacataacatgaattttgattgttattttcatctggagcactgcaatacatgctaaaaggcatgttggacagcaaccgggttgacagcaggtggtagcagaggttgaatgtctcccccaagggagcagtaatggccaaatgaagcttattgaagcaatcaagctttgcagccaattggttcaaagcttcatggtggtttatttggttttatgacagttgtatgatgccgattgtcaaataaagtgctaccagttgatatcttttggtctaAATAACCCATAATacattgaggacagctgcggcttatagtgcagtgcggcttatctatgaacaaatgccgttttcatgtcacatttggtgggtggcggcttatagtcaggttcgccttatagtgcgaaaattacggtatatttcttctgaattaatattgttgctgcgtgtgcatacgttgttttacagctaaaatatttattcttaggagagggatagtaggactagcatactgtaacttgacacggttgcaaacggggacatggactagctggcactaaccctttaattgccatttatttgatttaaaatgtagctacctgttggataacaattgccaatatgcctagcaagtaaccctcttcatccctacttacttgccctgcgcttgtctgtggaacttccaccagctcatcATTACCCTCTCTCTCCCTCGTCTGTTGTCTCTCCCTCCACCGGCAGCACGTGAGAGCGGCTGCCACTCCCAcgctcaccatcgccgggggctgGGCTGTTGCTAGCCGGCgtagccgttgcagccagactgctgcttgcgaacatGTGTGTCAACTTGTGACATTTTGATGCTTCGCTCTCGAGTTTCTTCAGTTTTTTCTCTATAATCTTCTCCGCGCCatccttttctttcttttgccaccaccatccatattgtttaTCCAAGCTCGTCGCTATTTAGCTTCCACAAGGAGTAAGGCTTTATTTACCAAagtaggctactctgtgctttcttcgttcttctcctatcagattggcggttaaCAGCCAGGTGCATTGCTGCCACCCGTCGGATTGGAtgtgaactgtagataatcatagaGGATGGGGGGATATGTATGACGGCCAACGGCTGTCCAGAGCACCGGccattctgtgatcctccagaagctaaagattaccagtccgcccctgcccccaatctttttccattttcaaagaattttcaAAAGGctacagggagccactagggcagcactaaagagcctcGTATGGCTCTAGAGtcgcgggttgctgacccctgggatAGGGCCTATCAAATCCCATTATCCCCGCGACCCTGAATTTTGAAAATCCACAAAAGCCCGTCGCATTCACTTGAGAAAAGAACATTCCAGAACAATAAGGACAAATATTCAGGAAAAACAGGATACAGAAAATTACTTGTTTGGactcggggaaaaaaaatattggtttatgattaatattcatgacaccaGCGAATCAACGAAACTGAAAATAAATGTCTGGGGTTGGATTCAGGCACAAttacaacaaaataaatcatAATGGCGTAATACTAACCGAAATATTTGCCTGATTTCGATATATTAAAAATACGGAGTTTATTGAGAATTCGATCAGATGACCAATGTGGATTCTTGTGAAAGGCAAAGAAGGAAATTTACGACACTCGtcaacattattttcaaaataagagAATGTACTTCCCTTTTGAGATACTGTATTAACTTGatggatatatttttcaataaaacaatgctgttctttatgttttatttattgcctTTTGGAACCATATGCATGAATTAAAATGATAAAGCCGTAGATCCTCTGGCGAGAGGTTACGTCGATTTTATTTTGGTATCATCTAACGTCGTTTTAACGTTTCCTGGTGGGCTCTGTGACACTTCAAACGGCTCTCCCCGCTCCTCCATCATTCATCCTGGACGCGAGTCTTAGGTAGCCAGTCTCCTCCGCCCGCGTGGCGGATTCAGGTCTCTCCAAACAGGCATGTCGAGCTCAACTCCCCCGCTTCCCCAAGCAGAAGCGATGGCAACCGAGGCGTGTTTCCCCCCTGGGTACAAGCCTTTCAACCCCGAGGAGCATGGCTTGGAGCGCGGCTTTCGTCTCACAGCCTTCTCGGAAATGAAAGGATGAGGCTGCAAAGTCCCGCAGGAGGCTCTGCTCAAACTCCTGGCGGGACTCGAGCCGAACCGGGTCGATGGGCCGAGGAAGGACGGAGACCACGCGTCCGAGTTCACGGAGCAGTTGCCCGGCCCACGACTAGGTAGGAAACCGCTTTAAGGCAAGCTTTGTTAGCCGGTGAGCTAACCAGGCTAGCTGTCGTACTTTGTGTTTTAATGGTGTTGTTCTGACCAATTAAACTTTTACAAATGCATGTCTTTGGCTGCTTTTCAAGCGCCAGAAAAAACAATTCACGTCGTGTAGGAGTTCAAAGTAATTGACAAGGTAGTATGATTCAGCATAATTTGAATGTGTGAGGCACCCTCTTTCAATGCGCCATGATCTTCACGGTAAATTAAGCTTATGGAAAGTTTTTAAAGCTCACTATAACTGACGATTTGAAATGAGCGAATGATCACTGCCCAGCCCTCACAGTTAAAAGTGGATTTGACGTCTTTTGTCGTCAATGGGAGCGAATGACTGCAGCCTAACGCATTGGTTGCTTGTGTGTAGGAGTGGGAacactcttggtacctcacgatacgatacgagttgcgatacaaagctcacgataacgatgacctgacgatatggcgatacaacgattatcgatacattggtcggaAAACCATTCTAAGATATTCTACGACCAActaattaggcctgtcgcgataacaaattttagtgtgcggtaatttatctcataaattattgtaaTATGCGATATTTTTgcgccccccccattttttttttcaaaaccaatttacaataacacagtgagaatacagtatatattaatagatcaagtacacccatttaaacgcgataaatatttacccttaaattcaaaaatactttttaagataccacaactaaaaacaatagaccatgcctcttaagtaaaagacaacaatattaataccgcacagaaacacagaataaataaaatgtgtttttcaagaaaaaagataaaattgcacttaataacttaagcatttaggccagacatgtccaaagtccggcctggggACCCCTTGATCAAAtttaatccggcccccagcctctgtcataaaatcaataacgtctggcccgcacaaacacttaataaattggtcagcagtactgctaccaacatatgaagtagcttacacactaaatgctgctcctcatttacccactaaaaggcagcagcattctaagcaacattaccccgtgtaactctactcccaattttctaaaatggcaacaatcaacaacaaaaaagttgactgcgacggccgatgcttgaaggataggtggaaattggactatttcttcactaaaatacgcaacaactgtgtctgcctcatttgcaaagagacggtcgctgtttttaaagggttcaatttgaggcgatattaccaaacaagacacactgaaatgtatgacaagattacagggaagatactttgcgagaaattgaagcaacttaaagctagtttaattttacagcagcagtatttcacaagagcccaagagtcgaaagagaacgccacaaaggctagttgcgagattgttgaaattattaatttaaaaaaaaaatgaagcaaatgtgacacaaggaATGGTTTGCTAAaatgtgcttaaatatattgttctacataaagaacgtcagccaaggtcagccccccacatttttaccacaccaaatctggccccatttgcaaaaagtttggacacccctgatttaggcaaatgaaaacttttcccctcatagcttctgctatggtgttccatagggatgcaacgatacagttaagtcacagttcggtacgattttcgatacgggggacacgattttcgatcagattcaatacatttaatgctctgaagaaaaaaaaaaacaattgtatttttttgttgttgttgttgctaacgagcaaaaattaaattgccatcatataaacatgcattttagtgcataatatttatgtgcttacttcttactgatctgaagaaattttgtataaaagtcctgagaacaatctttactgtttgtaaagtgaggcgacactgacactgttgattgctacagctctgttagcagctaggtttactacatgagcaagacatcctatttgtggtctgaatccatctgtgtcacgtactgaattaacaatatttgcagcattatctatagtcactggaatggattgatttggccttccattcagtcatggtggtttataattcatcgatgtagtatatggactacgtgtcccataatcactctgggctcacgtagccatggcacgggacgtagcacatctagtttgctatttcatgatatctagtgtgtgcgcgcataaaaaagttagcaaacgccagagtcacgtctgctcattactgcacaacaccagcatatgacaatcgactttcataaacaggacgagtttgaagcacagcgctcttaatttgccactcaatgttcatcatgtcaGCTGTCCGttttcaaagcgaggttgttcgtagcagccaagtcagtaacaatgttttggcggacttagttgtaaatatccggtgttgtgccgaaaaataaccgccctgcgtgaaaggcCACCCCTgatgggagcgcccacacgtcaacaacaccgacacgccggagatggtccgcagtcaatccggagcactgacgcggccggtatacgttgaacaataggatataatgggaacgattggctccggtgctattttttgccggacctggaaagacgatgcattttgcgtagttggtaacaaggagtcCGAACTTttgacagcacgtctgccgcacgtgcacgcgaggcgataaatcgcagcggaaaaattacagccttcatttttatttatcgtgcgataaatggaattattgcatattgcaacaggcttacaactaataaacagaaaaaataagCTTCTGCTGCTAATTGGATtgattttatcactagtagacgtccaacccatttgaactgggagggtggcagcgaatccctcccacttcaaacggactgAACGTCTATGGTCGGTTGTGGCAGccagtgccaggcaatgaggtcattttgggccatttaaggtcatttatgtgttaattttcagttacttcctgttgattttggggtattttatgggtcacttcctgtttactttgagttacagaacagtaagtgacctggtaatcacccaaatgaataggcagtggctcaaactcaacagtcaatgacctgtaaatgccctaaaatgaacaacaagtgacctgtaaatgccctgaaaatcggacaaaatgactgtgaatgctctgatttcgaaagaacgaacgttcccagtctaaatggattgggcgtcgagcaccgtcagtgcagccttagagttaactgagacactattatggtggaagatgttggtagcaacttgttggtttattttcctttttttttgtagacattgacaccattttaaaacgataccttgattcttggcaggagcatatcgataaccttttgggatacaaagtatcacgatatatcaccatttcgatattttgtcacacccctacttgtGTGTGTTACCGCACACCTTTACAGAGTATTATTTGTCTGATTTCAGGAGTGGGGATGGATTGCTGTGTGATCCCTCTGAGGCACGGTGGGCTTTCTTTAGTCCAGACAACAGACTTTTTCTACCCTCTAGTGGAGGATCCCTACATGATGGTGAGAAGTTTCCCTCCACAGCAGTCGTGAGCGAGTCTGCCCCACAGATTTGAGTTGCATAAATTTCATTCTCAGGTTTACATGGGTTTACTTCCACATGAGAAAGGCATGCATGATAGATTAACTGAAGATAAAGTATACCAGTGAAGATAAAGTATACCATAGGATGCAACTGAAAACTGTTTCACCTGAATTTAATATTAACAATAGGCGGAGTTTGCATATCTGTCAACCCGAgatcgttggcaatcttacaaatagtgacaaattggtgactaatcttacaaagtTGTAtacacagtggagcaaatatgtatttagtcaaccactaattgtgcgagttttcccacttgaaaatattagagaggcctgtaattgtcaacatgggtaaacctcaactatgagagacacaatgtgaaaaaaaaaaaaacagaaaatcacattgtttgatttttaaagaatttatttgcaaatcatggtggaaacaaagtatttggtcaataccaaatgttggcaataacggaggccaaacgttttctgtaactcttcacaagttttcacacactgttgctggtattttggcccattcctccatgcagatctcctctagagcagtgatgttttggggctgtcgttgggcaacacggactttcaactccttccaaagatttttttatggggttgagatctggagactggttaggccactccaggactttgaaatgcttcttacgaagccactcctttgttgcccttgctgtgtgtttgggatcattgtcatgctgaaagacccagccacgtctcatcttcaattcccttgctgatggaaggagattttcactcaaaatctctcaatacatggcccctttcattctttcctttacacagatcagtcgtcctggtccctttgcagaaaaactgcttcaaagcatgatgtttccaccgccATCCTTCACAGtgcgtatggtgttcttcacatgcaattcagtattctttctcctccaaacacgagaacctgtgtttctaccaaaaagttctattttggtttcatctgaccataacacattctcccagtccttttctggatcatccaaatgctctctagcggaccgcagacgggcctggacgtgtactttcttcagcagggggacacgtctggcagtgcaggatttgagtctctggcgccgcattgtgttactgatagtagcctttgttactgtggtcccagctctctgtaggtcattcactaggtcccccccgtgtggttctgggatttttgctcaccgttcttgttatcattttgatgccacggggtgagatcttgcatgcagccccagatcaagggagattatcagtggtcttgtatgtctgctcccacagttgatttctttacaccaagcgtttacctattgcagattcagccttcccagcctggtgcaggtctacaattttgtctctggtgtcctttgacagctctttggtcttggccatagtggagtttgcagtttgactgactgaggttgtggacaggtgtcttttataccaataatgagttaaaacaggtgtcattaatacaggtaacgagtggagcctcgttagacctcgttagacagccagaaatcttgcttgtttgtaggtgaccaaatacttattttccactctaatttggaaataaattcttttttttcccccacattctgtctctcatggttgaggtttacccatgttgacgattacaggcctctctaatcttttcaagtaggagaacttgcacaattggtggttgactactcatttgccccactgcatgatgtgatcaaccgtgttgaATGCGGCACTGagctccaatagtagcagaacagatgatttgcctgcatcggttttCCGACGTCTCGGtgttgtgttgtggccgaaatccagactgaaatgagttaaaaagattgttaaaTGCTGAACGTTTTTGTTTTATGACCATAAAAAACTCTTCAAGTCTATTTTGTGCCTATTTCCTCCCTAAtcatttactttttattttaaacagtgacagcaacaacaaaaaaatggagaTAGACATTATATAATTAACATCAGAAACATGATGTCACAAGAAACCTTTGCCATACACAGTATGTACAGTTAAACGGCATATGTACATATTTATGAAAGTGTTTTGAATTGGTTGGCTACTACAATTTATGTTAAAAAGTAAACAAGCACAGTTTGAGGACAGTGATTAAACTCTTTGTCTCTTACCTACAGGGCAAGATAGCATGTGCAAATGTCCTTAGTGATCTCTACGCTATGGGCATCACAGAGTGTGACAACATGCTGATGCTGCTCAGTGTCAGCCAGAAAATGAACGACAAGGTAATGTATCTTTATACCTCTGTAAAGGTAGAATGTTGTTTGAGATTCCCTCCCTATGTTCATATTGACGCAGGACCGTGAACGGGTCATGCCGCTAATGATTCGAGGATTCCGCGATGCTGCTGAAGAGGGAGGAACTTCAGTGACAGGCGGACAGACTGTGGTCAATCCTTGGATAATTATAGGGGGAGTGGCTTCAGTTGTCTGCCAGCCCACCGACTTCATCATGTAAGGCAGAATTGCTCTTGACAGCACCATATCTCTGGTTGGTTGTTTTATATCACAACCTTTGTACTCTTTTTCATTGCTTGAAAATTGCAAGTTAAAccctttttttaaacatgcttGATTTTGAGACACTGTGCTTGAAAGATGATTATTGATTAACTCTGGTATGGAGAGCAAGGCCTGTGAACAGGTGTTGCATTCTGAGCCTCATTTAATCTCTCCTTGCTCACTTGCCATGGGTGCCTTCCCAACTCATTTTCAGGCCAGACGGTGCTGTCCCAGGTGATGTCTTGGTGCTTACTAAACCCCTTGGGACACAGGTCGCTGTCAATGCTCACCAGTGGCTCGACCAGGTCGGTGTCATTCATTCCGTGCGCAAGTTTGCAACACTCTACCAACATTCTGACGTGACTCCACCTCCTCTGTTATGTGTGTACTTTGGATCGCTTTGTCTAACCAGCCTGATCGGTGGAACAAGATCAAGCTTGTCATCACCAAGCAGGAAGTGAAAGAGGCCTATCAGGAAGCTATGTTTTCAATGGCAACGCTTAACCGTACAGGTATGCAGTATAAATTGTTGTGATCTGTTTTGAGACCAATCGTTTAAACttctatataccgtaattttcagactataaaccgctacttttttcccctcattttgaagcctgcggctaatagtccagcgcagcttatttgttcatttatttgggttaaaaggtaacattttatttgacagtggcatcataagatcgtcataattatgacactatcatgtgcATTACTGAATGCGTATCACAGCtgtcattcagtgtcatctGGATTTATGTCTCTAACTCCCTTTAAGTCCAGCTCAgagcttttacatccattcaaaagtgagataatttgcctgatgacactgagagacatctgttataagcattctctaatgctcatgacagtgtcataattatgattgtcatatgacagtcttatggcgccactatcacataaagtgttatcatataccataactagcgattactgaaacaaccggaacagtaactg contains these protein-coding regions:
- the sephs3 gene encoding selenide, water dikinase 3; translated protein: MSSSTPPLPQAEAMATEACFPPGYKPFNPEEHGLERGFRLTAFSEMKGUGCKVPQEALLKLLAGLEPNRVDGPRKDGDHASEFTEQLPGPRLGVGMDCCVIPLRHGGLSLVQTTDFFYPLVEDPYMMGKIACANVLSDLYAMGITECDNMLMLLSVSQKMNDKDRERVMPLMIRGFRDAAEEGGTSVTGGQTVVNPWIIIGGVASVVCQPTDFIMPDGAVPGDVLVLTKPLGTQVAVNAHQWLDQPDRWNKIKLVITKQEVKEAYQEAMFSMATLNRTAAGLMHKFQAHAATDVTGFGLLGHANNLAKQQSNDVAFVIHNLPIIAKMAAVSKACGNIFNLVQGTSSETSGGLLVCLPREQAAKFCSEMKSQSSGGGGQGAWIIGIVEKGDRRARIIDKPRIIEVPPRGSPVANQDNNSASPVPGSNLS